A region from the Lates calcarifer isolate ASB-BC8 linkage group LG2, TLL_Latcal_v3, whole genome shotgun sequence genome encodes:
- the LOC108887843 gene encoding sorting nexin-1 isoform X1: MAASSDRNPPPFPAAEEPEAGLCDMADGDSDEGEDIFVSNSNPVAVSRGVSQPDHVSEEPPDLFSEEETINTTAKSNGVHSDDDNDLFGEAHVELSTDKPGSSGRKELSASSGPRPASSFAQSPASMEPTSLEQLEEEEAKDSFDVDVAVTNPEKIGDGMNAYVAYKVSTRTSLPMFRSKTFSVRRRFSDFLGLYEKLSVKQSLHGCVIPPPPEKSVVGMTKVKVGMDDPSSVEFVERRRAALERYLQRVVSHPSLLQDPDVREFLERDDLPRAVNTQALSGAGFLKMINKASDAVNKMTIKMNESDTWFEDKFQEVENEEQQLRKLHAVVDSLVNHRKELCGNTAVFAKSMAMLGNSEDNTALSRALSQLAEVEDKMEQLHQEQAASDFFIFAELLADYIRLLGAVRGCFDQRMRAWQRWQEAQSTLQKKREAEAKLLWANKPDKLQQAKEEIAEWEARVTQYERDFDRIGMTVRKEVLRFEKEKAKDFKSQIIKYLEAMLQSQQRLIKFWEAFLPEAKAIA, translated from the exons ATGGCGGCCAGCTCAGACAGGAATCCTCCTCCTTTCCCCGCAGCTGAGGAGCCAGAAGCTGGACTGTGTGACATGGCAGATGGAGACAGCGACGAGGGAGAGGACATCTTCGTTAGTAAC AGTAACCCTGTGGCTGTGAGTCGAGGAGTTTCTCAGCCGGACCATGTCAGTGAAGAGCCTCCAGATTTGTTCAGTGAGGAGGAGACCATCAACACAACTGCCAAATCCAACGGAGTTCACTCTGATGATGACAACGACCTGTTTGGTG AGGCACATGTGGAGCTGAGCACAGACAAGCCTGGTAGCTCTGGTAGGAAGGAGCTCTCCGCCTCTTCTGGCCCTCGTCCTGCCTCCTCGTTCGCTCAGAGCCCTGCATCCATGGAGCCCACCTCCTTGGAGCAG ttggaggaggaagaagctaAGGACAGTTTTGATGTGGATGTTGCTGTCACCAACCCTGAGAAAATTG GAGACGGCATGAACGCATATGTGGCCTACAAAGTATCCACCAGG ACTTCCTTGCCCATGTTCAGGAGTAAGACCTTCTCTGTGAGGAGGCGTTTCAGTGACTTCCTGGGTCTTTATGAGAAGCTGTCTGTCAAGCAATCGCTCCATGGCTGCGTCATTCCACCACCACCTGAGAAAAGCGTTGTAG GAATGACCAAGGTGAAGGTGGGAATGGACGACCCATCGTCAGTAGAGTTTgtggagagaaggagagcagcTCTGGAGAG atATCTTCAGAGAGTGGTGTCTCATCCATCGTTACTGCAAGATCCTGATGTCCGTGAATTCTTGGAGAGAGACGAT ctacCCAGGGCAGTGAACACCCAGGCGCTGAGTGGAGCTGGTTTCCTCAAGATGATCAATAAGGCATCAGATGCTGTCAACAAGATGACCATCAAGATGAATGAGTCTGACACT TGGTTTGAGGACAAGTTTCAGGAGGTGGAGAATGAGGAGCAGCAGTTGAGAAAGCTTCATGCCGTGGTCGACTCCCTGGTTAATCACAGGAAGG AGCTGTGTGGGAACACAGCAGTATTTGCCAAAAGTATGGCCATGTTGGGAAACTCTGAGGACAACACAGCCCTGTCACGGGCCCTGTCCCAGCTGGCAGAGGTGGAGGACAAGATGGAGCAGCTGCATCAGGAGCAGGCAGCCAGTGACTTCTTCATCTTTGCAGAGCTGCTGGCTGACTACATCCGCTTGCTGGGTGCTGTGCGG GGCTGTTTTGACCAGCGCATGCGGGCGTGGCAACGATGGCAGGAGGCTCAGAGCACACtccagaagaagagagaggccGAGGCCAAGCTGCTGTGGGCCAACAAGCCGGATAAACTGCAGCAGGCCAAAGAGGAGATCGCTGAG TGGGAGGCGAGAGTTACTCAGTACGAGAGAGACTTTGACAGGATTGGCATGACTGTACGCAAGGAGGTTCTTAGATTTGAG aaagaaaaagccAAGGATTTCAAGAGCCAGATAATCAAATATTTGGAGGCAATGCTGCAGTCTCAACAACGG CTCATAAAGTTTTGGGAGGCATTCCTGCCTGAGGCAAAGGCAATAGCTTAA
- the LOC108887843 gene encoding sorting nexin-1 isoform X2, with protein MNKYEISNPVAVSRGVSQPDHVSEEPPDLFSEEETINTTAKSNGVHSDDDNDLFGEAHVELSTDKPGSSGRKELSASSGPRPASSFAQSPASMEPTSLEQLEEEEAKDSFDVDVAVTNPEKIGDGMNAYVAYKVSTRTSLPMFRSKTFSVRRRFSDFLGLYEKLSVKQSLHGCVIPPPPEKSVVGMTKVKVGMDDPSSVEFVERRRAALERYLQRVVSHPSLLQDPDVREFLERDDLPRAVNTQALSGAGFLKMINKASDAVNKMTIKMNESDTWFEDKFQEVENEEQQLRKLHAVVDSLVNHRKELCGNTAVFAKSMAMLGNSEDNTALSRALSQLAEVEDKMEQLHQEQAASDFFIFAELLADYIRLLGAVRGCFDQRMRAWQRWQEAQSTLQKKREAEAKLLWANKPDKLQQAKEEIAEWEARVTQYERDFDRIGMTVRKEVLRFEKEKAKDFKSQIIKYLEAMLQSQQRLIKFWEAFLPEAKAIA; from the exons ATGAATAAATACGAAATT AGTAACCCTGTGGCTGTGAGTCGAGGAGTTTCTCAGCCGGACCATGTCAGTGAAGAGCCTCCAGATTTGTTCAGTGAGGAGGAGACCATCAACACAACTGCCAAATCCAACGGAGTTCACTCTGATGATGACAACGACCTGTTTGGTG AGGCACATGTGGAGCTGAGCACAGACAAGCCTGGTAGCTCTGGTAGGAAGGAGCTCTCCGCCTCTTCTGGCCCTCGTCCTGCCTCCTCGTTCGCTCAGAGCCCTGCATCCATGGAGCCCACCTCCTTGGAGCAG ttggaggaggaagaagctaAGGACAGTTTTGATGTGGATGTTGCTGTCACCAACCCTGAGAAAATTG GAGACGGCATGAACGCATATGTGGCCTACAAAGTATCCACCAGG ACTTCCTTGCCCATGTTCAGGAGTAAGACCTTCTCTGTGAGGAGGCGTTTCAGTGACTTCCTGGGTCTTTATGAGAAGCTGTCTGTCAAGCAATCGCTCCATGGCTGCGTCATTCCACCACCACCTGAGAAAAGCGTTGTAG GAATGACCAAGGTGAAGGTGGGAATGGACGACCCATCGTCAGTAGAGTTTgtggagagaaggagagcagcTCTGGAGAG atATCTTCAGAGAGTGGTGTCTCATCCATCGTTACTGCAAGATCCTGATGTCCGTGAATTCTTGGAGAGAGACGAT ctacCCAGGGCAGTGAACACCCAGGCGCTGAGTGGAGCTGGTTTCCTCAAGATGATCAATAAGGCATCAGATGCTGTCAACAAGATGACCATCAAGATGAATGAGTCTGACACT TGGTTTGAGGACAAGTTTCAGGAGGTGGAGAATGAGGAGCAGCAGTTGAGAAAGCTTCATGCCGTGGTCGACTCCCTGGTTAATCACAGGAAGG AGCTGTGTGGGAACACAGCAGTATTTGCCAAAAGTATGGCCATGTTGGGAAACTCTGAGGACAACACAGCCCTGTCACGGGCCCTGTCCCAGCTGGCAGAGGTGGAGGACAAGATGGAGCAGCTGCATCAGGAGCAGGCAGCCAGTGACTTCTTCATCTTTGCAGAGCTGCTGGCTGACTACATCCGCTTGCTGGGTGCTGTGCGG GGCTGTTTTGACCAGCGCATGCGGGCGTGGCAACGATGGCAGGAGGCTCAGAGCACACtccagaagaagagagaggccGAGGCCAAGCTGCTGTGGGCCAACAAGCCGGATAAACTGCAGCAGGCCAAAGAGGAGATCGCTGAG TGGGAGGCGAGAGTTACTCAGTACGAGAGAGACTTTGACAGGATTGGCATGACTGTACGCAAGGAGGTTCTTAGATTTGAG aaagaaaaagccAAGGATTTCAAGAGCCAGATAATCAAATATTTGGAGGCAATGCTGCAGTCTCAACAACGG CTCATAAAGTTTTGGGAGGCATTCCTGCCTGAGGCAAAGGCAATAGCTTAA